From Myxococcales bacterium, the proteins below share one genomic window:
- a CDS encoding two-component sensor histidine kinase: MLLRLSDPDIMSGDDRLTLGSSIVFLALAGLSAMRARREPLALALGALYLDLFAYDLLDLIANNARDEGPPKWLNAASACLAVPLAFAVVATFVGERRRLRVFSRALFVYFGGLGAGCLVPFVFPGFAWFPLSATWAYLVAVGLTIGLAHAILLLVRHLRSCAEDERPSATLVLAAFVFGVGGCGTDVFAIAGLPVPKLAAWGLLGSGVLLAAGTLRFQLVRGLTPRALLTSIAIAVAGIVAQLAMVRYFSANLALLVLSSVVVTLAVWGALRHISGLFAERDARLRYHATLGRLAAQMAHDVRNPLAAVRGSVEFLLEERARGRSVDPHDAYLTLILEQADRIGRVVEDYQRLGRAEAVPARLDALGLLRDVVDAQRLAIGEGVRIELVGDEAVAVMADGGLVASAVENLVRNASEAMPGGGAVRVELLLRPPLAVVVVEDDGPGMDATTREAALDDFFTTKATGSGLGLSFVRRVAEAHGTRVRLSSAPGKGTRVELPLPLADEPPASSGMD, from the coding sequence GTGCTGCTCCGCCTGTCCGACCCCGACATCATGAGTGGCGACGACAGGCTCACCCTCGGCTCGAGCATCGTCTTCCTCGCCCTCGCGGGCCTCTCGGCCATGAGGGCGCGTCGTGAGCCACTCGCGCTCGCCTTGGGCGCGCTCTACCTCGACCTCTTCGCGTACGATCTCCTGGATCTCATCGCGAACAACGCGCGCGACGAGGGGCCACCCAAGTGGCTCAACGCGGCGAGCGCGTGCCTCGCCGTTCCGCTCGCCTTCGCGGTCGTCGCGACGTTCGTCGGCGAGCGCCGCCGCCTCCGCGTCTTCTCACGGGCCCTCTTCGTCTACTTCGGCGGCCTCGGGGCGGGGTGCCTCGTCCCGTTCGTTTTCCCCGGGTTCGCCTGGTTTCCGCTGAGCGCCACGTGGGCGTACCTCGTCGCCGTGGGCCTCACGATCGGGCTCGCCCACGCCATCCTGCTCCTCGTTCGTCACCTGCGCTCGTGCGCCGAGGACGAGCGCCCGAGCGCGACGCTGGTCCTCGCCGCGTTCGTCTTTGGTGTGGGCGGATGTGGGACGGACGTATTCGCGATCGCGGGTTTGCCGGTGCCGAAGCTCGCGGCGTGGGGGCTGCTCGGGAGCGGAGTCTTGCTCGCCGCCGGCACGCTCCGTTTCCAGCTCGTCCGCGGGCTCACACCAAGGGCGCTGCTCACCTCCATCGCGATCGCCGTCGCGGGCATCGTCGCGCAGCTCGCGATGGTGCGGTACTTCAGCGCGAACCTCGCGCTCCTCGTGCTCTCTTCGGTGGTGGTGACGCTCGCCGTGTGGGGCGCGCTCCGGCACATCAGCGGCCTCTTCGCCGAGCGAGACGCGCGCCTCCGCTACCACGCGACGCTCGGGCGGCTCGCCGCTCAGATGGCGCACGACGTGAGGAACCCGCTCGCGGCGGTCCGTGGGAGCGTCGAGTTCTTGCTCGAAGAGCGGGCTCGCGGCCGATCCGTGGACCCACACGACGCCTACCTCACGCTCATCTTGGAGCAGGCCGACAGGATCGGCCGCGTCGTCGAAGACTACCAACGGCTCGGCCGCGCGGAGGCCGTGCCGGCGCGGCTCGACGCCCTGGGGCTCCTTCGCGACGTGGTCGACGCCCAACGGCTCGCTATCGGGGAGGGCGTTCGGATCGAGCTCGTCGGCGACGAGGCCGTCGCGGTGATGGCCGACGGTGGTCTCGTCGCGAGCGCCGTCGAGAACCTGGTGCGCAACGCGAGCGAGGCGATGCCAGGGGGCGGCGCCGTGCGGGTCGAGCTCCTCCTGAGGCCACCGCTCGCCGTCGTCGTCGTGGAAGACGACGGGCCCGGGATGGACGCGACGACCCGGGAGGCTGCCCTCGACGACTTCTTCACCACCAAAGCGACCGGCTCCGGGCTCGGGCTCTCCTTCGTGCGGCGTGTGGCCGAAGCCCACGGGACCCGCGTGCGCCTCTCGAGCGCTCCCGGCAAAGGCACGCGCGTCGAGCTCCCGCTCCCCCTGGCAGACGAGCCCCCCGCCTCGTCGGGAATGGACTAG
- a CDS encoding sigma-54-dependent Fis family transcriptional regulator, giving the protein MGSSRERAHVLVVDDDVAVGTVMGAQLRQAGYAVTVVPSAERALAALDDAPYGVVLTDIRMPKMDGRALMAEVHSRCPELPVVLVTAHATVSLAVESMKAGAADFVQKPFDREELLFVVAKALEGGRRAIDSVPEVSEDKGLFGASPVMAAVRDLVARAARSMATVLVSGESGTGKELIARAIHDESPRRDKPFIKLSCAAFPDTLLESEFFGYEKGAFTGASQRKPGRIELAHEGTLFLDEIGDITPATQVKLLRVLQEREIERLGGSKPVKVDVRFVAATHRDLPAMVASGSFREDLYYRLAVVPLEVPPLRARQGDVEVLAERFARSHLGRTGEPATFEPPALARLAAEKWPGNVRQLQNFVERVVVLSDAARITLDDVERELRRGAPQAAHEPHRPTLEAAVQQAGRDAVKEALARANGNKTLAARILGVSRRALYYKLEELGIS; this is encoded by the coding sequence ATGGGATCCTCGCGAGAAAGAGCCCACGTCCTGGTCGTCGACGACGACGTGGCCGTTGGCACCGTGATGGGCGCGCAGCTTCGCCAGGCGGGGTATGCCGTCACGGTCGTGCCCTCCGCGGAGCGCGCTCTCGCCGCGCTCGACGACGCGCCGTACGGGGTCGTGCTCACGGACATTCGAATGCCGAAAATGGATGGTCGCGCCCTGATGGCGGAGGTCCACTCGCGCTGCCCCGAGCTCCCGGTGGTGCTCGTCACGGCCCACGCGACGGTCTCGCTCGCCGTCGAGTCCATGAAGGCCGGGGCGGCCGACTTCGTCCAGAAGCCGTTCGACCGCGAGGAGCTGCTCTTCGTCGTCGCGAAGGCCCTCGAGGGGGGGCGGCGCGCTATCGACTCGGTTCCGGAAGTGTCCGAAGATAAAGGGCTTTTTGGCGCGTCACCCGTGATGGCCGCGGTCCGCGACCTCGTCGCTCGCGCCGCGCGTTCCATGGCGACCGTGCTCGTCTCGGGCGAGAGCGGCACGGGCAAAGAGCTCATCGCTCGGGCCATCCACGACGAGAGCCCTCGCCGCGACAAGCCGTTCATCAAGCTGAGCTGCGCGGCCTTTCCGGACACGCTCCTCGAGAGTGAGTTCTTCGGCTACGAGAAGGGGGCCTTCACCGGCGCTTCACAGCGCAAGCCCGGCCGCATCGAGCTCGCCCACGAGGGCACGCTCTTCCTAGACGAGATCGGCGACATCACTCCGGCGACGCAGGTGAAGCTCCTCCGGGTGCTCCAGGAGCGCGAGATCGAGCGGCTCGGTGGCTCGAAGCCCGTGAAGGTCGACGTGCGGTTCGTGGCTGCCACGCACCGCGATCTGCCCGCGATGGTCGCGAGCGGGTCGTTCCGGGAAGACCTCTACTACCGGCTCGCGGTCGTCCCTCTCGAGGTGCCGCCGCTCCGCGCGCGCCAGGGTGACGTCGAAGTCTTGGCCGAACGGTTCGCGCGCTCGCACCTCGGCCGCACGGGGGAGCCGGCGACGTTCGAGCCACCTGCGCTCGCGCGCCTCGCGGCGGAGAAATGGCCCGGGAACGTGCGTCAGCTCCAGAACTTCGTCGAGCGGGTCGTCGTGCTCTCGGACGCGGCCCGGATCACCCTCGACGACGTCGAGCGAGAGCTCCGTCGCGGCGCCCCGCAGGCGGCGCACGAGCCCCACCGGCCCACGCTCGAGGCGGCCGTCCAGCAAGCGGGGCGCGACGCCGTCAAAGAGGCGCTCGCGCGCGCGAACGGCAACAAGACCCTCGCCGCACGCATCCTCGGGGTGAGCCGTCGCGCGCTCTACTACAAGCTCGAGGAGCTCGGGATCTCGTGA
- a CDS encoding PHP domain-containing protein — MRIRTELFHGGREPETFFLSDALYWGGREAIPFVPGRGRGYTHPDLDLTELDKSFGESAFVAARPEREGGSAYAELACGRSTLAGFHSTSISATGLPRTIVMPGDSLAFERFVVVADGAGVSHAVDLALEAREKLFGEATVEVTGRVVHPDGSPVARDEHPSLLVVERGDGASGESPSERTVWTEIVPAVDGTFRARVPSGRSLRLAPHVLGRPLRDTVPLPTSGGLVPDVVVPDVGLLEVTLADSAGRPVLGEVVLTPVDEADVERTRGSTHGVFDEARCAPWLGPAHGGSPACNRALTAGDGRVKLVVPDGKYFVYGTRGPFATLARAEVTIARGTVARAALVVDALPDLLPAGVLSADFHVHAGASFDSSLPERDRARSFVATGVDVIAATDHDVVTTYERAIRELGIEGRVRVLPGAETTGHVLFYRPPDADIPKVVGHYNFWPLRADTDLPRNGLPWEELLEPGALFDRVRPGFVGRGVIQMNHPLAGSSFGRDEGFLTAIGYDVRTTVPNAPSDTGPGQLVRASTAGTTALAYDVQEVMNGTSTRQHSDYRLAWFSFLSQGIVRGGTANSDSHTLAVEVLGYPRNLVFGGHTLASFDPERFDEDVRQGHMVGTNGPVIVATLGGEGPGLKPFQPRSGATLNLEVRAAPGSPSPRCASS; from the coding sequence GTGCGCATCAGGACGGAGCTCTTCCACGGCGGCCGCGAGCCCGAGACGTTCTTCTTGAGCGACGCGCTCTACTGGGGCGGTCGCGAGGCGATCCCCTTCGTGCCCGGCCGTGGGCGCGGTTACACACACCCGGACCTCGACCTGACGGAGCTCGACAAGAGCTTCGGGGAGAGCGCGTTCGTCGCCGCGAGGCCGGAGCGTGAGGGCGGCAGCGCCTACGCCGAGCTCGCGTGCGGGCGGAGCACGCTCGCGGGGTTCCACAGCACGTCGATCAGCGCGACGGGGCTCCCTCGCACGATCGTGATGCCGGGCGACTCCCTCGCGTTCGAGCGGTTCGTCGTCGTGGCGGACGGCGCCGGGGTCTCCCACGCGGTCGACCTCGCGCTCGAGGCGCGAGAGAAGCTCTTCGGTGAGGCGACCGTCGAGGTGACGGGGCGGGTCGTGCACCCCGACGGCTCACCTGTCGCGCGAGACGAGCACCCGAGCCTGCTCGTGGTGGAGCGCGGCGACGGCGCGTCGGGAGAGTCGCCCTCCGAGCGCACGGTGTGGACCGAGATCGTCCCCGCGGTCGACGGCACGTTTCGCGCGCGTGTGCCCTCCGGGAGGTCTCTCCGGCTCGCGCCCCACGTCCTCGGACGCCCGCTCCGTGACACCGTCCCGTTGCCTACCTCGGGCGGCCTGGTCCCCGACGTGGTCGTGCCCGACGTCGGGCTGCTCGAGGTCACTCTGGCAGACTCGGCCGGGCGCCCCGTGCTCGGCGAGGTCGTGCTCACGCCCGTGGACGAGGCCGACGTGGAGCGGACGCGGGGCTCGACGCACGGGGTCTTCGACGAGGCCCGGTGCGCACCATGGCTCGGCCCCGCCCACGGGGGCTCGCCGGCGTGCAACCGCGCGCTCACCGCGGGCGACGGGCGCGTGAAGCTCGTCGTCCCCGACGGGAAGTACTTCGTCTACGGCACCCGAGGGCCCTTCGCCACCCTCGCGCGCGCCGAGGTCACGATCGCCCGAGGCACCGTGGCGCGCGCCGCGCTCGTCGTCGACGCGCTCCCGGACCTGCTCCCCGCGGGGGTGCTGTCGGCCGATTTCCACGTCCATGCGGGCGCGAGCTTCGACAGCAGCCTCCCGGAGCGGGATCGCGCGCGCTCGTTCGTGGCCACGGGCGTCGACGTGATCGCGGCGACCGACCACGACGTCGTGACGACCTACGAACGCGCGATCCGCGAGCTTGGCATCGAGGGGCGTGTCCGCGTGCTCCCGGGAGCCGAGACGACGGGCCACGTGCTCTTCTACAGGCCCCCGGACGCCGACATCCCGAAGGTCGTCGGGCACTACAACTTCTGGCCTCTGCGAGCCGACACGGACCTGCCTCGCAACGGGCTCCCATGGGAGGAGCTCTTGGAGCCGGGGGCGCTCTTCGACCGCGTGAGGCCAGGGTTCGTCGGGCGCGGCGTCATCCAGATGAACCATCCGCTCGCGGGGTCGAGCTTCGGGCGGGACGAGGGCTTCTTGACCGCGATCGGCTACGACGTGCGCACGACCGTGCCGAACGCGCCGAGCGACACGGGACCGGGGCAGCTCGTGCGCGCGTCGACCGCGGGGACCACCGCCCTCGCGTACGACGTGCAAGAGGTGATGAACGGTACGTCGACGCGTCAGCACTCGGACTACCGCCTCGCGTGGTTCTCGTTCTTGAGCCAGGGCATCGTCCGCGGTGGCACGGCCAACAGCGACTCGCACACCCTCGCCGTGGAGGTCCTCGGCTATCCACGGAACCTCGTGTTCGGTGGGCACACGTTGGCCTCGTTCGATCCCGAGCGCTTCGACGAGGACGTGCGGCAAGGACACATGGTGGGCACGAACGGGCCGGTCATCGTCGCGACGCTCGGGGGAGAAGGCCCGGGCCTCAAGCCGTTCCAGCCTCGCTCGGGCGCGACGTTGAACCTCGAGGTGCGCGCGGCCCCTGGATCCCCGTCACCGAGGTGCGCGTCGTCGTGA
- a CDS encoding DnaJ domain-containing protein — protein sequence MREVERLTRMLDDLYAVLGVTDDADEATLRRAFRARAKELHPDRNPDARDGDARFKALGRAYAILSDPSRRADYDATRGRPRRRVPQVRRVTVAWERASASEPTGRGPTNGLEMLSVLLRPKKDERPGDDRLVGVAISLGDALRGVTLELVGNAGSRGLDGHRVDVPRGTTRAFTTRLTGLGFASEGNGPPGDLLVDVRIAENAAFRVEGRDLRLALPVTVAEAYLGATISVPTPSGTIALRVPPLSGPGTVLRVRGKGVPGSRGTSGDLLVRLDVALPTASTDRLDAIFARLDAELPGPPLREAVTL from the coding sequence ATGCGCGAGGTCGAACGTCTCACGCGCATGCTCGACGACCTCTACGCCGTGCTCGGTGTGACGGACGACGCCGACGAGGCCACCCTCCGCCGCGCCTTCCGCGCTCGCGCCAAGGAGCTCCACCCGGACCGGAACCCGGACGCCCGCGACGGCGACGCGCGCTTCAAGGCGCTCGGGCGGGCCTACGCCATCTTGTCGGACCCGTCGCGCCGCGCGGACTACGACGCGACACGAGGCAGGCCTCGCCGTCGAGTGCCTCAGGTGCGGCGCGTCACCGTAGCTTGGGAGCGCGCCTCGGCGAGCGAACCGACCGGCCGAGGGCCCACGAACGGCCTCGAGATGTTGAGCGTGCTCCTGCGACCGAAGAAGGACGAGCGCCCCGGCGACGATCGCCTCGTGGGGGTGGCCATTTCCCTCGGCGACGCCCTTCGCGGCGTCACCCTCGAGCTCGTCGGCAACGCGGGATCGCGCGGGCTCGACGGGCACCGCGTGGACGTCCCTCGGGGCACGACGCGCGCGTTCACCACCCGCCTCACGGGGCTCGGGTTCGCTTCCGAAGGGAATGGGCCCCCCGGGGATCTCCTCGTCGACGTACGAATCGCCGAGAACGCGGCCTTCCGCGTCGAGGGGCGCGATCTGCGCCTCGCCCTCCCCGTCACGGTCGCCGAGGCCTACCTCGGGGCGACGATCTCCGTGCCCACCCCCTCGGGGACGATCGCGCTGCGCGTCCCGCCGCTCTCCGGGCCGGGCACCGTGCTGCGGGTGCGTGGCAAGGGTGTCCCGGGCTCGCGAGGCACGTCGGGAGATCTGCTCGTGCGGCTCGACGTCGCCCTGCCGACCGCCTCGACCGACCGCCTCGACGCGATCTTCGCGCGCCTCGACGCGGAGCTACCCGGCCCCCCCCTCCGCGAAGCGGTCACGCTTTGA
- a CDS encoding 50S ribosomal protein L25, which translates to MPSVQAVSRTASGKGEARRVRAQGHVPAIAYGKTLTATPIAVPPKDLLAILRSEKGKNTVIKMAIDKTDLLVMVKDYTYHPVTRVLQHIDFVEVKLDQPVDTEVPVIVKGKAAGVVLGGVLRQVFRTLPVRCLPDRIPLNVEIDVTELKLNEACATKDVKLPEGVSVRLPAEQTIVSVVAPEKDRGEEAAAAPGAPAKDAKAAAPAKDAKAAAPAKDAKKK; encoded by the coding sequence ATGCCTTCCGTTCAGGCCGTTTCCCGTACCGCGTCCGGCAAGGGCGAGGCCCGCCGCGTCCGCGCCCAGGGTCACGTCCCCGCCATCGCCTACGGCAAGACCCTCACCGCCACCCCGATCGCCGTCCCCCCGAAGGACCTCCTCGCGATCCTGCGCAGCGAGAAGGGCAAGAACACCGTCATCAAGATGGCGATCGATAAGACCGATCTCCTCGTGATGGTGAAGGACTACACCTACCACCCCGTCACGCGCGTCCTCCAGCACATCGACTTCGTCGAGGTGAAGCTCGACCAGCCGGTCGACACCGAGGTGCCCGTGATCGTGAAGGGCAAGGCGGCGGGCGTCGTGCTCGGCGGCGTGCTCCGTCAGGTCTTCCGCACCCTCCCGGTGCGCTGCCTCCCGGATCGCATCCCGCTCAACGTCGAGATCGACGTCACCGAGCTCAAGCTCAACGAGGCCTGCGCGACCAAGGACGTGAAGCTCCCCGAGGGCGTCAGCGTTCGCCTCCCGGCCGAGCAGACGATCGTTTCGGTCGTGGCCCCCGAGAAGGACCGTGGCGAAGAGGCCGCGGCGGCTCCTGGCGCTCCCGCGAAGGACGCGAAGGCCGCTGCCCCCGCGAAGGACGCGAAGGCCGCCGCCCCCGCGAAGGACGCGAAGAAGAAGTAA
- a CDS encoding aminoacyl-tRNA hydrolase, producing the protein MLVVGLGNPGKKYAETRHNAGFLVIDAVAKSEGLEDFREKFSGLFAKGRAFGKDVVLLKPQTFMNLSGDSVQPAMVFHKLAPSDVIVVHDELDLPFGEVRVKVGGGHAGHNGLRSILARVGSPDFVRVRVGIGRPPPSFPGDVADYVLQGFDATERARLPALVDDAVRALERVVRDGAAAAMGAVNAKSPPRNGPKRV; encoded by the coding sequence GTGCTCGTCGTCGGCCTGGGCAACCCTGGGAAAAAGTACGCGGAGACCCGTCACAACGCGGGTTTCCTCGTCATCGACGCCGTGGCCAAGAGCGAAGGGCTCGAGGACTTCCGCGAGAAGTTCTCGGGCCTTTTCGCCAAGGGCCGCGCCTTCGGGAAGGACGTGGTCCTCCTGAAGCCCCAGACCTTCATGAACCTCTCGGGCGACTCCGTGCAACCCGCGATGGTGTTCCACAAGCTCGCGCCCAGCGACGTGATCGTGGTGCACGACGAGCTCGATCTGCCGTTCGGAGAAGTGCGCGTGAAGGTCGGCGGGGGCCATGCGGGGCACAACGGGCTCCGGTCGATCCTCGCGCGTGTCGGGAGCCCGGACTTCGTGCGGGTACGCGTCGGGATCGGGCGGCCTCCCCCGAGCTTCCCGGGCGACGTCGCGGACTACGTGCTCCAGGGCTTCGACGCGACCGAGCGAGCGCGGTTGCCAGCCCTGGTCGACGACGCCGTTCGAGCGCTCGAGCGGGTCGTGCGTGACGGCGCGGCCGCGGCGATGGGGGCGGTGAACGCCAAGAGCCCCCCGCGGAACGGCCCGAAGCGCGTGTGA
- a CDS encoding MOSC N-terminal beta barrel domain-containing protein, giving the protein MGPAVRIARLTVYPLKSARGVDVLEAVASPTGLVGDRHFMLVDEAGRFYTQRECPALARLVATREGDELALRTDSGTLRVPWESREGEKKVRVQIWGDSLVCDDAGDEAAELLSAHAGARVRLVRFGLASERPLHARYGGGTTELADGSPLLVASLASLSPIAPALGGQTPSITRFRANVVIDGDAPFAEEGAGELVVGDGRVVLGLVKRCPRCPVVDVDPDTGLRARGTLAALAVARPPTSDAERAAGEKRAVYFGVDSVVRVPGTLRVGDPVTLR; this is encoded by the coding sequence ATGGGTCCCGCCGTGCGCATCGCCCGCCTCACCGTCTATCCCTTGAAGAGCGCCCGGGGTGTCGACGTTCTCGAGGCCGTCGCGAGCCCGACCGGCCTCGTCGGCGACCGACACTTCATGCTCGTCGACGAAGCCGGGCGCTTCTACACCCAGCGCGAGTGTCCGGCGCTCGCGCGGCTCGTCGCCACCCGCGAGGGCGACGAGCTCGCCCTCCGGACCGACTCCGGGACCTTGCGCGTCCCGTGGGAGAGCCGTGAGGGAGAAAAAAAGGTCCGCGTCCAGATCTGGGGCGACTCGCTCGTCTGCGACGACGCGGGAGACGAGGCGGCCGAGCTCCTCTCGGCGCACGCGGGCGCCCGTGTTCGCCTGGTCCGCTTCGGGCTCGCGTCCGAGAGGCCCCTCCACGCCCGCTACGGAGGCGGCACGACCGAGCTCGCGGACGGCTCACCTTTGCTCGTCGCGAGCCTCGCGTCGCTCTCGCCCATCGCACCCGCGCTCGGTGGGCAGACCCCCTCCATCACGAGGTTCCGAGCCAACGTCGTCATCGACGGCGACGCTCCCTTCGCCGAAGAGGGCGCGGGGGAGCTCGTCGTCGGAGACGGCCGCGTCGTGCTCGGGCTCGTGAAACGATGCCCACGTTGCCCCGTCGTCGACGTGGACCCCGACACGGGCCTCCGCGCCCGCGGGACACTCGCGGCGCTCGCCGTCGCTCGCCCGCCGACCAGCGACGCCGAGCGCGCCGCAGGCGAAAAGAGGGCGGTCTACTTCGGCGTCGACAGCGTCGTCCGTGTCCCAGGGACGCTCCGCGTCGGGGATCCGGTGACCCTACGCTGA
- a CDS encoding flavohemoglobin expression-modulating QEGLA motif protein: MGERSGEERKKARADDDDAKEARPEKTEKAEKAEVKVPRERASQHRVSEPEARAPDHEPDDDDDDDAPPLPSLPAIPVAGPWRSYKEVVAQLASRIVEAQRPIRVLQALRWDASVEEQFFQKKCRELPAVNAETYARMDLGFEPRAKAVEFEEIVREIDEKLGENDAIGAILGASALEYRDVVRMLGMRGTPHFYAFSRKLYGSTKDKFPDGKTTLRDLGHVLYDILTNVEIVDTSEQSRRNIEATAAAEELNRRFLTYFGDDTVRVQVDDDILSDAAAGSDYVKVRSGARFSPRDIDILEVHEGWVHVATSLNGQQQPVARWLAKGPPRTTTVQEGLAALLEIFTFRTYPRRARRLNDRVLAVDKAEDGASFLEVFEWFRTEGYEEDECFANTSRIFRGGRVEGGAPFTKDACYCKGIVLNYAFIRSAIQQNRADLVPFLFVGKVAHEDVPVLARRVTDGVVKPPRYLPPMFRDLNGLAIWMAYSTFFTRLGGDEISDYYAKLFAKAG; the protein is encoded by the coding sequence ATGGGCGAGCGTTCGGGCGAGGAGCGCAAAAAAGCGCGGGCCGACGACGACGACGCCAAAGAGGCGCGGCCCGAGAAGACCGAGAAGGCCGAAAAGGCCGAGGTCAAGGTGCCGCGCGAACGGGCCTCTCAGCACCGCGTGAGCGAGCCCGAGGCGCGCGCCCCCGACCACGAGCCCGACGACGACGACGACGACGACGCGCCCCCGCTCCCGTCGCTCCCGGCCATCCCGGTCGCAGGTCCGTGGCGGAGCTACAAGGAGGTCGTCGCGCAGCTCGCGAGCCGTATCGTCGAGGCGCAGCGGCCCATCCGCGTGCTCCAGGCCCTGCGCTGGGACGCCTCGGTCGAAGAGCAGTTCTTCCAGAAGAAGTGCCGGGAGCTGCCGGCCGTGAACGCCGAGACGTACGCCCGCATGGACTTGGGCTTCGAGCCGCGCGCGAAGGCCGTGGAGTTCGAGGAGATCGTGCGCGAGATCGACGAGAAGCTCGGCGAAAACGACGCGATCGGCGCCATCTTGGGCGCCTCGGCGCTCGAGTACCGTGACGTCGTGCGCATGCTCGGAATGCGCGGGACCCCGCATTTTTACGCCTTTTCGCGCAAGCTCTACGGTTCGACGAAGGACAAATTCCCCGACGGGAAGACCACGCTCCGGGACCTCGGGCACGTGCTCTACGACATCCTGACGAACGTCGAGATCGTCGACACGAGCGAGCAGAGCCGCCGGAACATCGAGGCGACGGCGGCCGCCGAAGAGCTCAACCGGCGCTTCCTCACGTACTTCGGCGACGACACCGTGCGCGTCCAGGTCGACGACGACATCTTGTCCGACGCGGCGGCGGGCTCCGACTACGTCAAGGTGCGCTCGGGTGCGCGGTTCTCCCCGCGGGACATCGACATCCTCGAGGTGCACGAGGGGTGGGTGCACGTGGCCACGTCTCTCAACGGGCAGCAGCAGCCGGTCGCGCGTTGGCTCGCGAAGGGCCCGCCGCGCACGACCACCGTTCAAGAGGGGCTCGCGGCGCTGCTCGAGATCTTCACCTTTCGCACCTACCCGAGGCGCGCGCGCAGGCTCAACGACCGGGTGCTCGCCGTCGACAAGGCCGAGGACGGCGCGAGCTTCCTCGAGGTGTTCGAGTGGTTCCGCACCGAGGGCTACGAAGAGGACGAGTGCTTCGCCAACACGAGCCGCATCTTCCGCGGCGGTCGTGTCGAGGGCGGCGCGCCCTTCACGAAGGACGCCTGCTACTGCAAGGGCATCGTCCTCAACTACGCGTTCATTCGGAGCGCCATCCAACAGAACCGAGCGGACCTCGTGCCGTTTTTGTTCGTGGGCAAGGTGGCGCACGAGGACGTGCCCGTGCTCGCGCGACGGGTGACCGATGGCGTCGTGAAGCCCCCGCGCTACCTGCCTCCCATGTTCCGTGACCTCAACGGCCTCGCGATTTGGATGGCCTACTCGACGTTCTTCACGCGCCTCGGCGGCGACGAGATCAGCGACTACTACGCGAAGCTCTTCGCCAAGGCGGGGTGA
- a CDS encoding enoyl-CoA hydratase/isomerase family protein, whose protein sequence is MGALVNYATDKGVAVMTLNDPPVNAYSYEMLKELDACILEARFDNDVHVIVLTGHGDKFFCAGANVNMLREADATFKYYFCLHANETLSRLEQTPKLCIAALNGHTVGGGLEVALACDLRIARAGAFQIGLPEVALGVLPGTGGTQRLGRLVGRARAIELMVEGTKLGVTEALEEGIVNKVYEADTPEAFVRQVVDYGHRFCTPHGAPLAVGRIKRAVQSGLDGSLEQGLALERELQSQLFVSNDAKEGFAAFTEKRKPAFRGR, encoded by the coding sequence ATGGGAGCGCTGGTCAACTACGCCACGGACAAGGGCGTCGCCGTGATGACGCTGAACGATCCGCCGGTCAACGCCTACAGCTACGAGATGCTGAAGGAGCTCGACGCGTGCATCCTCGAGGCGCGCTTCGACAACGACGTGCACGTCATCGTCCTGACGGGCCACGGCGACAAGTTCTTCTGCGCCGGGGCCAACGTGAACATGCTCCGCGAGGCCGACGCGACCTTCAAATACTACTTCTGCCTCCACGCGAACGAGACACTGAGCCGCCTCGAGCAGACGCCCAAGCTCTGCATCGCCGCTTTGAACGGGCACACCGTGGGCGGCGGGCTCGAGGTCGCGCTCGCCTGCGATCTCCGCATCGCGCGGGCCGGCGCCTTCCAGATTGGCCTCCCCGAGGTCGCGCTGGGTGTGCTCCCGGGCACGGGCGGCACCCAGAGGCTCGGCCGCCTCGTCGGCCGCGCGCGCGCCATCGAGCTCATGGTCGAAGGCACGAAGCTCGGGGTGACCGAGGCGCTCGAAGAGGGCATCGTGAACAAAGTCTACGAGGCCGACACCCCCGAGGCCTTCGTGCGGCAGGTGGTCGACTACGGCCACCGCTTCTGCACCCCGCACGGGGCACCGCTCGCGGTCGGGCGCATCAAGCGGGCCGTGCAGTCGGGCCTCGACGGCAGCCTCGAACAGGGCCTCGCCCTCGAGCGCGAGCTCCAGTCGCAGCTCTTCGTCTCGAACGACGCCAAAGAGGGCTTCGCCGCGTTCACGGAGAAACGAAAACCCGCGTTCCGAGGCCGCTAA